One region of Mycolicibacterium insubricum genomic DNA includes:
- a CDS encoding DUF167 domain-containing protein: protein MPETITVRVKPGSRKGPLVETDPDGSLTVYVPERAVDGKANEAVIRLLAVHFGVPRRDVDLISGSTGRTKRFRIG from the coding sequence GTGCCGGAGACGATCACCGTCCGGGTCAAACCGGGCAGCCGCAAGGGCCCGCTGGTCGAGACCGATCCCGACGGCTCGCTGACCGTCTACGTCCCCGAACGCGCGGTCGACGGCAAAGCGAACGAGGCGGTCATCCGGCTGCTCGCCGTGCACTTCGGGGTGCCTCGGCGCGACGTCGACCTGATATCCGGTTCCACTGGGCGGACCAAGCGGTTCCGGATCGGCTGA